The Panthera uncia isolate 11264 chromosome B3 unlocalized genomic scaffold, Puncia_PCG_1.0 HiC_scaffold_1, whole genome shotgun sequence genome segment TTCCACAAGAAGCTTGCAATGATAAAGGTAAATAAGTATTTTGTTACAGGTACTTCAAATAGCACTACAGTACATCTTTGACAAAATTTGTACAATATCCCAACTTTCAATATGAAACAGCTTAAAAAGGCATGGGCCAAAAAAAAGTATAGTAGTTATCACTTAAGTAAAGAAAGTCTAATAATCATACAAGCACAACACTATTAGAACTCTCCCTGTTTGGGTTGGGAAAGGACTAAATGAGACATTTActtcaaataaaattacataaatagttttggaaaatcccaaaatacatAACTTCAGACGAAAACCCCTTGAACCTATATTCTTGGAAAACAGGAACTAGTTATTCCTTGTTTTTATGCAATAGGTATGTTCTTGAAAAGTTTTGTGTACAGCAAATTCTGTAAACCATCATGTTGCCTGCACTGGAGGAACATATCTGAAGGAAATCTAagataaattattctttaaaacatgATTCTCCTGCACATTTATACATCACTGAGCATTCTCTGTACTGTTGTTTTATGTCTGTGTATTAAACCCAAGGTTCTCAAAATGCGTTTGGAAAAGAAGATACCaatgtcccctcctctctcctgctaCACAAAGACAATTTTTAGAGTATGACACAGAGCTTACAAAGCAAAGAATGTTCATTTTATCCATTCTCAATAGAGGGCTTGCCACTATATTTGTGATAGGACAAATACCCACCTGTTCTTTTAGAAAGCTAatggttattttctttaattactaAGAAATCTCATTCTTAAAGATTTTACTAAAAAATCGCAAATATGAAGGACAATTTGTGATTGTGTAAGTCTCTTATAGCTTAAGATTCAATATTTCCCAAATAATGACAGTGCTGTTTAGAAAAAGGATACCCTCAATTCTGCAAGCACTTTATTCCTATATGGGAATAATTACCTTACTTATCAAAACAATTTATGAATTATCAAAATAATGTTCTTTAGCATTAGACTCTTGCAAGAAACATAGACTTAAAAACTAGAACTGGacctgggacatctgggtggcttagttggtgaagcctctgactttggctcaggtcatgatctcacggttcatagttTCGagtccagcattgggctctgtgctgacagctcagagcctggagcctgcttcagattctgtgtctccatctctctctctgcccctcccccactcatgctctcactctctctcaaaaataaataaacattaaaaaaaatcaaaaagaaaataaactagaaCTAGACCTACTTAAGTCATATAACCACCCAATGCATGAGgcattaaaacaaagttttactaAAGTAAATCAAAGTCTTAGGGAGATGCAGATCTAAAGGGGAGTCTTAAGTCTACAGCTACTGCTGTCAATCACCAAGTAAATAGATTAATTGCATTTATTCCTCTGAAAAGATAACACTGCATACAGAACATCAAAGAGATTATGGCACTTGGACAATATTCCTGATAAGTAAACATGGTAAATGTATACAGGTGCATACTAACTTCTCTCCTACTTTTAAATTTGGGAAAAACAGCAAGCTGGGCAAAAAACCAATTCTAATCACTTGTGGAAAAGGAGGTGAAGCTACCAGAATCCTAAGAATAGCTTGCAAAAGACCAATGAAAATAATACTGTGATTTTCTCATCCATCTTCacttttactgcttttgtattttttacttacaagagaaaaaaattttgcaATGGAATTTGAGCCATAGGTGGACAAAATTATGCTTTCGtgtgaaatataaaacaagtaaaatgtagTGGGGCTATTTGCTGCAGCTAAAAACCAATTTTTACCTCTCAGTCTTAAGGAGATGGCATGCCTTAAGGAataagtcctttaaaaaaaaaaaaatgaatgaactgagtTATTGTACCACATCTTGGATTTATATTTTCAGTACAGCcaaagtatatattaaaataaaataaatgcttactgtGTGGCATCAAACCATGTTCTTCCCCCTAAATTTAATTTGGCTGTTCCTAAAACATCCTATTAATTTTCTACATACTGTATCTTGCTTCCTACTATGCAGAACAAGCAACTGCCTATGAAATCACCCAACCTAGTGAAGGCCTTTtggtaaaaatacatttaaaatgatacagGCTTTAAGACCAAGATTATCAGAGACTACGAATGTGTTACTGGTTCTGTCAGTTATGTAACTGAATTTGAGAACCACTTTCTCTTGTGGTTAGTCACTCCTTAAAGTGAGTAAGTTGATGTCTCTTCCAATGAGGAGCCTGTCTGAATGTTTTGCCACAGACTGAGCATTCAAATGGCTTCTGCCCTGCGTGAATTAGATAGTGTCTTTCCAGTTTAGATGGAGATCTAAAACTCTTGGAACAAACGCTGCATTGGTAGAGAAGGCCATCATTCCTCTCCGCCCGCCCTGAATAACCACAACAGTGACCGTGATGGCTCTGCTCTGACTGCAAAAGTACACTGGAGAGATAGGGCTGCCTGTTCCTATAGGGGGGACTAAGAATGAAATCCTCCGATTCTGCcttaacttttatttctgatatttgatCTGACTCTGAGGCCTCATATTTTTGGAAACCGGGAGTCTGACATTGTTGGGAAGCATTATAGTTAACATTATCACCTGGATGAATGAGAAGTTGgttcaaattttcaaattctacttggcAAAGAGATCGTCTATAAGGAATCTTATCAATATGagttaatttgtgtctttttaaatgagCTGACTGTCTAAAAGATTTCCCACAAACATTACAGCCAAAAGGCCTCTGTCCAGTATGAATTAAATAGTGTCTTTGTAGTTTGGATATAGAAGGGAACACTTTCTCACATTTGTCACAAGGACACATCTTATGTCCAGTATGTAGGTTTTCACTTGGAACTGAAAAACCACACTGAAGCACTTCACAGTTATTAAAGAATTCCTCACCTGATGAACCGTAGATAGATACGTCTTTATTATTCGCTGAATTATCTATAGTTAACATGTTTTCTGTCGTAAGGATACCTTTCAAGTTTTTACCCACATTTTGGTTCTGGAAGTGTTTTTGCCAAGAAAATGGCAAAgtcaatgttttcttctttttattgccaacTGTCTTGTATGTTCCATGCTTGCCAAGAGGACCCATAAATGTTCTCTGGGTTTGTTCAGGGCTCTGCTCACCAGAAATAAGATCACAATTTTccaagaaattgtttttaaatacttttttctcaGATCGAAGATTATCTAATTTCTTACCCCCAGCACGTTTAAGTTTAGCCAAGATTTTTTTAACAACGGTTTTATAGTTGTGGCTTCTTttgagcctgcttggcattttgCCACCTCTGGCAGGAAAACACTTATGTCCATTGAGAATCTGCTCTGATTCAAAACACTCTTCACACTCTGGACACTGAAAAGGGACGATATAAACAGAGTGGACATCAAGTGGATTATTCTCCTCAGATTCACCTAAATCACCATTTTCCAAACTATCCTGCTTTGCATTTAATTTATTAGGCAGCGGGCATGATTCTGGACTCTTCACCTTTAATGAAAGAGTCTGAAAGGTCTTATTCCTGGTATGGATTTGTTTATGCTTCAGAAGTTTGCTTTGAATCTTAAATCCTTTTTGACAAAAACAACATTGAAAAGGTCTTTCTTCTGAATGCGTGAgttgatgaatttttaaatgagttgaCTGTCGGAAAGACTTACTGCACAGGACACACTTAAAAGGCCTCTGACCAGTATGAATAAGTGCATGCCTATCAAGTTTTGATTGTGATGGAAACATCTTGCCGCAGATCGTACATGcatgaatattctttcttttctttgtagggCTGTATGCAGGATCAGATTTAGAGCACGGGTGTAACGCCCATCTTTCCTCTGTGGTAAAAGTATGATACATCCCATATACCGGCTTTTCTTGCTTGGCCTCCAGCAATCTTCTGACCTGTTTAACGTCATTCTGGTAGGTTTCATTGTGAAGTTGTTGGTGCTTCACAAACgtcttcagatttttaaagtggCGTTGACAAATGCTACATTTAAAAGGCAGATTATGAGTTAGTTGATGTCTCTCCAGATGAACCAGTTGTCTAAAAGTTTTATGACACACATCACATTCAAATGGCTTTTGACCAGTATGAATGAGATAATGCCTAGCTAATTTTGATGGCGTTTCAAAGTGCTTGAAGCAAATATTGCAAATATATGGCCTGTTTCTAGGTAGTTTGTTGGCTACTACACACTGTTGAatctttagcatttttaaattgttttcagccATCATATTCTTCAGTGATATACTCTGATGAACTCCATGTTCTTAAACTCCACAGatgtctaaaaattaaaaataaaaatgtattaatttaaaacttattcatatgaaaagaaataatttgtctTTTGGCTAAAGATATTAAGGGTAGAGAGGAACCTGGACTTTTTCTATGTTTATAAGTAAGTTAATAACTATTTTAGATGAATACTTTAGAATCATAAAACTAACTTCATACATAGAAATGATGAGTctttaaattaaagaaatctcTAGGGGCGTCTAGCTGACTCAGGAAAtagagcataggactcttgatctcagggttgtgagttcaagacccaagttgggtatagagtttacttaaaaaaaataaaattaggagcgcccgggtggttcagttggttcagcgtctgacttcgactcaggtcataatcttgcagttcttaagtttaagccccacaataggctttttgctgtcagcacagagcccactttggatcccatctccctctctctgcccctcctccacctcactcatgctctctctctgtcaaaaataaataaacattaagagagggaaattaaaaaaataaattaaaaaaatatatatctaaaaatcAATATTAGTTGGATTTCTAATTGAGATAATGCATTAAAAGGGGACTGAAATGAATTTCTTAACATTAAATAGACCTTTTAATTCCAATTTTCCTAGTTCTCTAGTAAGTAGCTTTGTCAgtatttgttttgtcatttaaaaaaaattaatctagacaGGTAAGAAGtgtaagaattaaaatataatactaaaaataagaTGTATTTGCATTTAATTATAGCATACCATGGGCACAATCTGAGAAGGCTATGTTTCAGATACCAAAGTTGGATTTCTTAGCCACCTcattaacagtatttatttttttatttttatttttatatagagagagtgtgaacggggcaaaggggcagagggagagagagacagaatcccaagtaggctccatgctcagctcagagcctgatgcagggcttgatcccatgaccctgggatcaacgCCTGAGCCTAAATggagtcagccgctcaactgactgagtcatccaggcgcccataacagtatttacttttaattacttCTTTGGACCAACAAAGACAACATGGACAGCTGGGAGAAAATGGCCCAGATAACTGGGGTTCTAGTCCTAGATTTGTCACCATATGATCTCagtggcagaaagaaagaaatacagattcttcatctctaaaatgggaaaaatgccTCCTGGCCTGCCTACCATATCAAGTTGTGAGAATCATGGAGATAATGCATCTGGATGTGCTGGAAAACTGTGAAGCAATACACAAATGTAAGGTATTACTTAGCTCAACAGTAATCAAATTTTAAAGCTTTATCCTTGTCTGCATAATTTTTTAGGGTTTCTAcctaagaaataaatacattaactaAATTTGTAGTTATGtcttctttgcattttgttgttCAGCTCTCAAAAGACATGTACAAAAGCAATGAGGCAAATTGGCTACTTCTATATTTATCAATGGCTAAGTAATTTGAAAGTTGAGTGTGGTTCACTTTTCAGACAATATAATAAAAGGATCATTTTGGTCTTGAAGTtaatatgaagataaaaatggTTTCTCCAATATCCCCCTGGAGGACACATTCAAAAGTTTACCAGGTATTTTCACAAAAACCTATCTTCCCTTTTATCAGAAACCAATTTTCTTCTAATCCTTTTACTACCTTAAATAAGGggatcagagatttaaaaaaaaaaaaaaaaaaaagctcctctAGCTTTCTCATCTAATGTATTTTCTCGTTGAGATCAGAAAGTTGATCAATCTACCAGAAACTCCGCGTTCTTCTTTCTGTCAGCTGATCTTGCGAATATTCAACATATATGCTATTTGCTATTAACTGCCTTGTCCTAGAAGACACCTTAAACACAAAGTCACAAACACACCCACTGTGGTTCTCTTCAGCAATGTGAATTAGAAACATGCAAAAAATTCATTTACTGAGCAAGTATCTTCTACCAGTTGCtttatctctgtttttcaaagtgtaCATCGCTACCCACTAATGGATTATGAAATCAATATAGTGGGTTATGATCAgcaattttgtttaataaaaagtagaatatatCAGATTGTATTACAAATAGTAAAGATAAATACGGTTTTGTGAAACTTCTGTATAAAGATTAAGAAAGTTTGTGAAAGCTGTTCCTGGTGTTATCTCTTCAGACAACACTAGACAGAGGAACCCACAACAAATCAATCACTTTATTCAAAGTAACCAAATAATCTATTAGGTAAGATTGGGCCCACAGGATGAGACAGGATTACTAAGGAAAGCAACAGTATCTGATTTTCTTCACTTGGCCCATATAACCCCCCAAATTTATCAAAAAATTTAATTAGAGGCCAAATGGAATATGCCACACTAGTCTATACAAAATAAAAGACTCTGACTACAAGCCACTATATTAATTTACAAAATGTACTATATAACGCAGATATCCATGTTAGTGACAATCAGCTGTTGGTGCTATTAATATGCATTTTCACTACACGGAGTTACTGGTGAACAACCTCCAAATCCCTAAACATGCTAACACAGCAACAGTTTTGGGTATTAAAATTAAGTCATGAATCCAGTAAATTGCCAAGAACTTGGCAATTTATTTCATTCCTGTCGAGCTATCAGGTGTCAAGGTGGTCAATTAGGACAATGAgtcaaaatgaaagtaataatcaAGCCTTTATTCACTTACTGCCACAGTGCAAGCAAAAGGCAAAACAAGTACTGGTTCCCCAGGGTCCATTGAACAGAACTACACTAGGTGAGGATCAGATGGATTTGGTGCACACAATCTCTCTGCAGAGGAGGCCAGAACAAAAAGGCTTCTGCCTCCTCATGGATCTGTGGGCCAGGGGAAGACGAAGGAAGGGAAGACGAAGGAGTGGAAAGGTCCTGAGTCAAAACGGAGAAAAGTACCTCAAGCaagtccctccccccacctacCCAAAGAGGTCTTGGTGGGCACAGAGGCACCTGGGAAATACTTCAGCCAAGATCTTCAGAATGGAAGTACCTGAGCCAACAATGCAATCTAGTATAAGCCTGGGTAgcaggagggaaggagtgagTCCTTGACTGCAACTCCCCCCAGAAACTGGCCATGCACAAGTCTGGTGTGAAGAGGGCAGTTTCCTCCAGAAGGCCAGCCAGCCAAAACCATGCAATTGTCTACAGTCGGGCCTGAAAGATCACACAAAGGATTCTGGCCTACAGCTGACCTCCTCGATTCCTACTGTACAGTT includes the following:
- the ZNF770 gene encoding zinc finger protein 770, whose protein sequence is MMAENNLKMLKIQQCVVANKLPRNRPYICNICFKHFETPSKLARHYLIHTGQKPFECDVCHKTFRQLVHLERHQLTHNLPFKCSICQRHFKNLKTFVKHQQLHNETYQNDVKQVRRLLEAKQEKPVYGMYHTFTTEERWALHPCSKSDPAYSPTKKRKNIHACTICGKMFPSQSKLDRHALIHTGQRPFKCVLCSKSFRQSTHLKIHQLTHSEERPFQCCFCQKGFKIQSKLLKHKQIHTRNKTFQTLSLKVKSPESCPLPNKLNAKQDSLENGDLGESEENNPLDVHSVYIVPFQCPECEECFESEQILNGHKCFPARGGKMPSRLKRSHNYKTVVKKILAKLKRAGGKKLDNLRSEKKVFKNNFLENCDLISGEQSPEQTQRTFMGPLGKHGTYKTVGNKKKKTLTLPFSWQKHFQNQNVGKNLKGILTTENMLTIDNSANNKDVSIYGSSGEEFFNNCEVLQCGFSVPSENLHTGHKMCPCDKCEKVFPSISKLQRHYLIHTGQRPFGCNVCGKSFRQSAHLKRHKLTHIDKIPYRRSLCQVEFENLNQLLIHPGDNVNYNASQQCQTPGFQKYEASESDQISEIKVKAESEDFILSPPYRNRQPYLSSVLLQSEQSHHGHCCGYSGRAERNDGLLYQCSVCSKSFRSPSKLERHYLIHAGQKPFECSVCGKTFRQAPHWKRHQLTHFKE